The following coding sequences lie in one Spinacia oleracea cultivar Varoflay chromosome 1, BTI_SOV_V1, whole genome shotgun sequence genomic window:
- the LOC110786839 gene encoding probable inactive ATP-dependent zinc metalloprotease FTSHI 3, chloroplastic has product MSSFCLVSNTGLVGNPKNYKFHTVRAKSFDGCLCKSFSVLPKLGCASFYSLKPQIYGNLLREVVCCSKVRSISDGNSRSKDAPLGGREFNDVKRKFSLRLRPRLRLLSTRLKRVSVRSALNDFGMFLRKHMKKVTLAASISFALGVCYLFVKLMSIPYPKVVPYSDLVMSIESGSASKVLFEEGSRRIYYNTKVPDVESTHLEEQNSSLENDQTENVAGGVDVAAQVSSTGVPAKSMRKKPVVPEWQYATRKVDNDESFLLGLMRENGITYSSAPQSALMSFRSVLLTILTLWIPLTPLMWLLYRQLYASNGPAKKRKPSNQTVSFDDVEGVDTAKVELLEIVLCLQGAINYNKLGARLPRGVLLVGPPGTGKTLLARAVAGEAGVPFFSVSASEFVELFVGRGAARIRELFNVARKCSPSIIFIDELDAVGGKRGRSFNDERDQTLNQLLTEMDGFESDTKVIVIAATNRPEALDEALCRPGRFSRKVLVGEPDEEGRRKILSVHLRDVPLEEDKQLICSLVASLTQGLVGADLANIVNEAALLAARRGGEAVSREDIMEGVERAKFGINSKQPTASMISKEIGKLFPWMPSIMGKSDSKTQGFQGPLGYQTLSS; this is encoded by the exons ATGTCATCTTTTTGCCTTGTTTCTAATACTGGATTAGTGGGTAATcccaaaaattataaatttcataCTGTTAGAGCCAAATCTTTTGATGGGTGTTTATGTAAATCTTTTTCTGTATTGCCTAAGCTTGGCTGTGCTTCTTTTTATTCTTTGAAGCCTCAAATTTATGGTAATTTGTTGAGGGAGGTGGTTTGTTGTAGTAAAGTAAGGTCAATTAGTGATGGAAATAGCAGAAGTAAAGATGCCCCTTTGGGGGGTAGGGAGTTTAATGATGTAAAGAGGAAGTTTTCGCTACGATTGAGGCCGAGGTTAAGGTTGTTGTCGACAAGATTGAAAAGGGTTTCAGTTCGATCTGCGTTAAATGATTTTGGGATGTTTTTGAGAAAACATATGAAGAAAGTCACCCTTGCTGCTTCAATTTCCTTTGCACTAGGGGTTTGTTATTTGTTTGTGAAGTTAATGTCGATTCCCTATCCCAAAGTTGTTCCTTATTCGGATTTGGTTATGAGCATTGAAAGCGGGTCTGCCTCGAAAGTTCTTTTCGAAGAAGGGTCTCGCCGGATATACTACAATACTAAGGTTCCGGATGTTGAATCTACTCATTTGGAGGAACAAAATTCGAGTTTGGAGAATGATCAAACTGAAAATGTAGCAGGTGGGGTTGATGTGGCGGCTCAAGTTAGTAGCACAGGTGTGCCTGCAAAAAGCATGAGAAAGAAACCTGTTGTTCCTGAGTGGCAGTATGCCACAAGGAAGGTTGATAATGACGAAAGCTTTCTGTTAGGTCTGATGAGAGAAAATGGTATTACATACAGTTCAGCTCCTCAGTCAGCTCTAATGTCATTCAGGAGCGTTTTACTTACTATCTTGACATTATGGATTCCGCTTACTCCTTTAATGTGGCTTCTTTATCGTCAACTTTATGCTTCTAATGGTCCTGCTAAGAAACGAAAGCCTAGTAATCAGACTGTTAGCTTTGATGATGTTGAAGGCGTTGATACTGCAAAAGTTGAGCTCTTGGAG atAGTATTGTGTCTACAAGGTGCTATCAATTACAACAAATTAGGAGCAAGGTTACCAAGAGGTGTTCTGTTGGTAGGTCCTCCTGGAACTGGAAAAACCTTGCTAGCCCGTGCTGTGGCAGGAGAAGCTGGTGTTCCCTTCTTCTCTGTATCTGCCAGTgaatttgttgaattatttgttgggAGGGGAGCTGCACGTATTAGAGAACTTTTTAATGTTGCAAGGAAATGTTCTCCATCAATTATTTTCATTGACGAACTTGATGCTGTTGGTGGAAAGCGTGGTAGAAGTTTCAATGATGAACGTGATCAGACGCTCAACCAG TTGCTGACAGAAATGGATGGGTTTGAGTCAGATACAAAGGTAATTGTTATTGCTGCAACAAACAGACCTGAAGCATTAGATGAGGCTCTTTGTCGTCCTGGTCGCTTCTCGAGGAAAGTTCTTGTAGGAGAGCCCGATGAAGAAGGAAGGAGAAAGATACTGTCTGTGCATTTAAGAGATGTTCCTCTCGAAGAAGACAAGCAACTTATCTGCAGCCTTGTTGCATCCCTCACCCAAGGCCTTGTTGGTGCTGATCTTGCCAACATTGTCAATGAAGCTGCATTACTCGCTGCACGCAGAG GAGGAGAAGCGGTGTCAAGAGAAGATATAATGGAAGGCGTAGAAAGGGCAAAGTTCGGAATCAACAGTAAGCAACCAACCGCGAGTATGATCAGTAAGGAGATTGGTAAATTATTCCCTTGGATGCCATCTATTATGGGAAAATCTGACTCAAAAACTCAAGGATTTCAGGGGCCATTAGGTTATCAAACATTAAGCTCATGA
- the LOC110786840 gene encoding proline dehydrogenase 2, mitochondrial has protein sequence MAIRVTPKLFQRFNQITKALSSSPSSLPVLPLNFDEKPESFVVKPEAETGTGTFQRSSSSSSILDFEDTQKLFSTFSNTKLIRSVFNLNMASIDPVVDMGIWVMRSRLLEVPGFRQAILGSVKHSFYEQFVAGKDLKETSQTVEKIYGEGLRGMLNYGLEHAYDNQSCDQNYNTFLNTIESTKFFPPSSVSFVIVKISAICPMSLLERLSDLLRWEKQDPSFKLPWKQNSLPILSDSSPFYHTPEKPDPLTQQEEQDLQLAHERLTKLCQRCLELNVPLTVDAEDTKIQPGIDYLTYNSAIEYNKLGGKTPIVYGTLQAYLKDAKERMLLATEAAKKMGLPIGFKIVRGAYMSSESKLAASLGFESPIHNTIQDTHDCYNECASYMLDKIVDGSGAVVLATHNVESGKLAATKAKCLGIGKENDRLQFAQLYGMSEALSYGLKNAGFQVSKYLTFGPVEEVIPYLLRRAEENRGMLSSSCLDRQLMGMELKRRLKAGFGM, from the exons ATGGCCATCCGAGTTACACCAAAGCTTTTTCAGAGATTTAACCAAATCACAAAGGCTTTGAGTTCTTCTCCGTCTTCCTTACCCGTTTTACCTCTTAATTTCGATGAAAAACCTGAATCATTCGTCGTAAAACCCGAAGCGGAAACTGGAACCGGAACCTTTCAACGAAGCTCTTCTTCCTCTTCAATTCTTGATTTTGAGGATACCCAGAAGTTGTTTTCAactttttcaaacacaaaattgATAAGATCAGTGTTTAATCTGAACATGGCATCAATTGATCCTGTGGTTGATATGGGTATTTGGGTTATGCGGTCAAGATTGCTTGAGGTTCCTGGGTTTCGCCAGGCGATTTTAGGGTCTGTTAAACACAGTTTTTATGAACAATTTGTTGCAGGAAAAGATTTGAAGGAAACCAGTCAGACGGTTGAGAAGATTTATGGCGAAGGATTAAGAGGAATGTTAAATTATGGTTTAGAACATGCTTATGATAATCAATCATGTGATCAAAATTACAACACTTTTCTCAACACCATTGAATCCACCAAGTTCTTCCCTCCTTCTTCG GTAAGTTTTGTGATTGTGAAGATAAGTGCAATTTGTCCAATGTCATTGCTAGAAAGATTGAGTGATTTGCTTAGGTGGGAAAAGCAAGACCCATCATTCAAACTACCATGGAAACAAAACTCCTTACCAATTTTATCCGACTCTAGCCCTTTCTACCACACCCCCGAAAAACCCGACCCGTTAACCCAACAAGAAGAACAAGACCTACAATTAGCCCATGAAAGGCTAACTAAACTCTGTCAAAGATGTTTAGAACTTAATGTACCTTTAACAGTTGATGCTGAGGACACTAAGATTCAACCTGGTATCGACTATTTAACATATAATTCAGCCATTGAGTACAACAAATTGGGAGGTAAAACCCCAATTGTTTATGGTACACTTCAAGCTTACTTAAAAGATGCAAAAGAAAGGATGTTGTTAGCAACCGAAGCTGCGAAGAAGATGGGTTTGCCTATAGGGTTTAAGATAGTTAGAGGAGCTTATATGTCTAGTGAAAGCAAATTGGCTGCTTCATTAGGGTTTGAGTCTCCTATTCATAATACTATACAAGATACCCATGATTGTTACAATGAGTGTGCTTCTTATATGCTTGACAAGATTGTTGACGGCTCTGGTGCTGTCGTCCTTGCCACCCATAACGTTGAATCAG ggaAATTGGCGGCGACGAAAGCCAAATGTTTGGGGATAGGAAAGGAGAATGATAGGCTACAATTTGCTCAATTGTATGGAATGTCTGAGGCACTTTCATATGGCCTTAAAAATGCTGGTTTTCAAGTTAGCAAGTACTTAACTTTTGGGCCAGTTGAGGAGGTTATTCCATATCTTTTAAGAAGGGCAGAGGAAAATAGAGGGATGTTGTCTTCTTCATGCCTTGATCGCCAACTCATGGG GATGGAGTTAAAGCGAAGACTGAAAGCTGGGTTTGGAATGTGA